In Dermacentor variabilis isolate Ectoservices chromosome 10, ASM5094787v1, whole genome shotgun sequence, the genomic window GTTCAAGGTCATGGGTTGCCCGTCGAGGCTATCTGCAGCTGACAAGCTAAGACACCAAGAGAACTGCGATTTCAGGTCAGTTTttcgttgctgttgttgtttcttCTTGTAGGACATGGTATTTATTTACCTCTAAAAGTAAACCAGAGGACAAAATTCGTATTAGCCTGGCAACAATTATGAACATTACCTTCATGCCCTCAGGAAAAGCAGACCCATGTATTACTGCAGTGGGAACGTGTGTTAGGGGTTGTTTGCTTAAGCCGCTTGCGCACACTGGCGGGAACATGTTCAATTTGTCAACGAAATGTTACTAAGGACTGTGACGCACCAACTGAGGAAAACGCAACGTTGCTGAACCTGTTTTGAATGAGCGCTAAAAAGCAACGCTCGATTAAGCTAGACGTTCGCGGTGTGCCTGTCCATTAAGTTGACGATGTTTACTCTATGGCGTAAGGATCACCGACTCGCGAAGAAAATCGCCGATTTTAGGCACGGCACAAATATTCTGCAACTCAAATCTCCCGAGAAGGAACGGGATCATTTACTTACGTGTAGAATCCGGGAACTTGTGCCTCTTTTTTGTTGGACAGTCCGCCACGCACAAAAGGTGCTGCAATGCTGCAAATACGAGTAAACTATTTGGTTAACGGCGTGGACAGTGACATGTTCAACGTAAAGTTGGCGATACAGAAACGGCACCTACGTAGGAGAGGCGCATTAGAAGACAAGCCAGCGATGGAACAGCGAAGAATGAAATCAATTTAACGATAATACAAAGCACCGTGGATAATACAAAGCACCGTGGCTGTTCCAAGCCACATTATGATGTTTAAGAACCCGGTGCCTTGGGAGAAAACTTGACGAACGCCTATTTTCTAGTgaagaaaactgaaacagctgGCTCACATTTTTTAGCCATGGAGAGTTTACTGGTACGAAGAAAGCAGTGGACTAATCGAGTCAGAATCAATTAGTACGGCAATTACGTAATTAGCAATTATTCAGTGAACTATCGACAATTGATAACTCCCTACAGCACATCATAAACGCTAGTAGTAGGCTGTTTATTGCGTTTTCACGGCTTAAATAAGTTTTTAAGCATCATATTCAGCGTATCAAAAATGATACGACGGGCTTTGCAGGGTTAACACTTACCGTAGGTATTATGAGCCGATAATATAAGCGCCAAAGAAAGGTAACCATAACAAGCTCTACGCCATCCTCCACCGTCCCGTTTAAAAAGGCCGCATATAAGCGTCCGTCCATCCATCGGCCGGATCCATAGTTCCGAAAGCTATGTGTGAAATGCCATATAAGTGATTTGCGCAGCTTGAAAATTCGTGTTCTCTTTCAAATTGGGAACTATTCGAAAAGGAACGACATTGTACTCGGGAGAGTTGATGCCCGATTTTACAAAATGGCGGCAGCCAGCCTGTGTTTCGCTTGCGGAATCTTGTCGCCCATGTCATCTCGGTACACTTGGACGCTCTGGATATCCTGAAGCGCTGATAATCTCTCTCTAGCTTGACATGATCCGTGTtctcttttatttgtttattcaggCCGTTTCGGTGCCCGTACCCAAGCCGCCAATGCGAGTGGCACGGATGGCCGCACGAAGTAAGGACGCACCTTGTCAGTTCGCACCAACATGTTTCGACGTTCCAAGGTAAGATAGCGCGCCACTCAAGTACTGCGTATATAAGGGGgaaatggggtgggggggggaggtggaATGTTATGTTGATCAAACGCACGTTTCGGAATGAATCAATGGGACGCGAAGCTTTCGTGATCCGGTTAATTAAATGATACGCCCTCCTAAGACCCCTCGTATAATATATTGCACATTGCGTTCAATTTATCAAAATTATCTCTGAAACTAATATTCAAAATATTCATCCTTCATATAGCTTCGTGGAAGTGTAGCTGTAAGGAACTCATTTACTTACATTCTGTTCGTCCGTTTTCTAGAAATCTTACACAAAATTTATCTAGACCTGTGTTGCCGCAGACGGCGGTGTTTCCGATTCCTCGAGACTGTGTCAAAATCGAGAACGCAGCAGCATGACAATGTACTACACGTAGTTCCATCTTCGTCTCTGCCTTTAGGCAATGAAGTGCAGTTTTTTCCGTGGCAAACATGCGCATACGGTTACTTCTTCCGCGTACCTAGAGATGCATATATTTTCGCATCTAAGCATGGTGTTTAAATACGAAAACTCCCTTTTGCGTCGGCATCGTACCAGTGGACAATGAAAATCGGCTCGGGGAGCGATTATGTCTCATAGGTCTATTcacatctcaggaggatataaaACTGTTAATCTTTATTCAGGTTTATTCTGAAAGTGCGTGGATATGTGGCTTCCGAGATGTATCcattgcgatctcggaggccacggtggcaatcgcgcagtGATCGCAGTAGCGGAGCGAGTCAATTTCATTTCCCGACGTCATGACGCATTCACTTCCAGTGTAATGAAGCGGATTGTAGGAGTGGATATTAAGGTAGATTGTTAAGGGCGTCTCAACGCTTGCCACTACCTTTTTCTGCTAATCAGAGGGTTTGGACCTTCACTTACAGCAAAATTGCAGTACTCCTTAAGGGTCAGTGTACTTCAGGGTCCGTACTTTACGTTTAGACCGTGTGTACCTTTGCTTCATTAAAACTTcattctgggcgagttggtgcatacttgacataaaaattgttacagcgcaaacacatgcaaccacaaagtatcaaggacgggacaaaagcgcttgtgtcccgtccttgatactttgtggttgcatgtgtttgcgctgtaacaatttttatgtcaagtatgcaccaactcgcccagaaagaagtttaaaTGAAGTACCTTTCTTGCaccgcttgtgtcccgtccttgatactttgtggttgcatgtgtttgcgctgcaacaatttttatgtcatgtACCTTTACTGACCGCTGCACAAATGGTTTCTTCGCGAAGTGTCTGTAAAGAAAACCCGTAAACACCATATGAACGCGCGGGGGTTCGATATGAAAGCCCACATTTTCCCGCATGTCATATGGGGGCATACCCATGTGATACGTAGGAACATAGGTGTTTATATAGTGTCTCCATAGGTTCGTGTCTTATGGGACTTTCCCCATATGACAAATGGGGACCCACAGGTTTTGATACGGACGCCATATGTCCATATGGGGATCGTATGCGACATGCTAATGCCTTCGCTATTGCGTAATGTCTAATTTTAAGTCTGTCTAAAGAAAAATTACCTGCACGATGAAAGCTTCTGCAAGTAAAGAGTGGCTTGTTGTTCCATTTAGTGTTTGTATATGGCGCCTCTCTGTTCTTTGTTTGATATCATATGCCATATATTTTTACAATATCGATGTACCGTCCCCCTCCCTCACACAATACTTGAAACAGATGCCTGTGAGGaacatgcaaataaataaaatataattcCCCGCTATGATCTACTGGAAATCAAAGGTTTTTATACAGGCCCCCATATGTTAATTCGGAGGATCACATGGGACATGCCCCTTACGATATATGGGGGACATGCGGGGTGTTACATACAGGACCTCGATACGTTAAAGTGGCACTATTGGACATTGGATACCCGTGAATTCATTTCCTTCTCGACGAGTGTGTCTCACGATTTATGCGCAGGCGAGGAGATGATGCTGCGCGTGAACGCCAACGGCGCAGACGCCATCGCCTACTGGGTCCGGCTTCAGCTCTGCTTCGACCGCGAGTTCATGGTGGTCCTGCGCAGAACGTCGATAGGCGAAGAGCTGTGGCAGTTCTGCGCCGTCATGCAGACGCTCGGCCCGGGCGAGGCGTCGGGCAGGTTCGCGTACCACATGGACTACAACGGGCTCGATGGCGGGCGCGCCCACGAGGGCATGCCGCTCGCCATCGAGGACAGCGTCGAGGTTGCCATGGACAACGGCGACTGCCTCCATTTCGAGATAAGCAACGATCAGATGCAGGTCTGCGATGGAATACTGCGCATCAAGTCGACCGTGAGGGACCTCTTGTGAGTGTCTCATCTCTCCCAGCTGCGTGATCCACCTTTCTGCTCTCGCGAGTGAATTCCGTGTGAAGTGCAACGAGCGATGAAGGCGCGGTGTGTGACGCGACACTGCGATTGCTGGTGCAACGGTGGGATGTGATGGACGCAACGGTGTGCATGTCGTCGATGCAAAGTGGTTGCATGAATATTTAGCTTTTTTATGTATATTTCGTGTTTTATGACGTTTAACAAACCTCAAATAAAGTGCCTGCAGTTAGGGGAAGGCCCAAAGATGGCGTGTCAAAGGCCGTGTTATACTTGATTCCTGCATTTGGATTTCGGATGCACGCGGATACCATCATACGTGGCATTTCAACTATGCGTGCGACGTAGACGCCATGGCCTCCTATATTGTGGGCTGGTGTCAAGGTTCAGCCGACAAATCTTTCTTCGTGGAATGTGTTGCAGCTTCctttgcagaagaaaaaaaactgattgTTTTTGTTGCGAGTTTACCACGTAGTCCTTTCGATTGCCCTAACAAAAACGCAGGGAGAGAAGGAAATGTTCCTCGAGATGGCTTGTTCTTGGCAAGTTGGTTGATACTTGGTGAACCCATTACAGCGCGAATAAAGCCAACACAAATGACGTGACACTGAACATAGAAATTGCTTCTTTTGAAGCAACTAAATCATTGCGCGTAGGTGACCTTCTCGCTACCAGAAGCGCAGTGCTTGTTATATCCTCCCTGCGAGAGAacattctttattttcttttaaacCTCAAGGGCCTCAACACGCGGCCGTACACTAAGGTTACCATAATTAGCATTACGTTCGGATTGGAATCTCTGAGTAAAAATGAGACTAGTTGTTCCGTTCCCTGCTAAGAATGAAGTGTGTGCTCACGCAAAGGTGTGCATTAACCAGCATAACGGTTCGTTGGTACACCGAAATTCAGCAAGCGTGTTGACGGATAATTGTCGCTACTGAAGTTTCCACTCAAATCTACTTTTATCTACTTGAATGTAAACTGAAATCCACATTTTGATATTGATCTGCATTGGCAAAACGATTGGATATGTATTGGTTCGTGTCTTGCCCTGGGGCGACATTGCGACAGTCCGAACGGTTCGATTTCTGAACCGTTCTAGGAACGCGCCCCGGAATCTCTGCAACAGTGTTTCGGTATTGGAGATATGTTGAGTTCTTTTCAGGAATAATCTCGATTTtaggtttattttattttaacaaCTGGTTATGGTGCTTTACGGAAGCATGGTAAGGGCTTAATCTTCACAGATGTAATATATCACCGCGGGGCACTACGGTCGTGTGAAGATAAGCTGTAAAAAGCGCGTTCGGAGCGTCGCATATTTATATTTATTCGCTTAGCACTTACGTAAAATCTACCTCACTCTTGGCTAATCCCCATGAATGGGTATGTGCAaagaccacggagcaagaaacatttaggagtggaaactccgctgtttgcggcgaccagaaaaagtcacaagcccgcggagccgttatcgtgctggcggcgcctggcggcctcgaaagaaattaccgccgttgagagcgcgccggagccgtctgcccgggcgctgcatttatttatttttttttcgctgcggcttctccgacgcgtcgcatggcgccgccactgtatacggccccgtcggcgcatacaacaattatGACCTTATCTAGTCGCCTGcgtcgcgctgacgggagtttcccctcctaaatgtcttactccgtggcaaAGACTAAGGTCATCACAACCAGCAGTGGAGGCGTTGTCCTGTTGTCTGCTTGTATCCGTTACAACGGCGCCTTCTGTAAAGAATTAACCTGCCTTAAGGGGTTCTAGCCTTCAGCGCGTCGTCGTGGTGCTTCGGCTTCCTGTGTACCTTATGCGAAGGAACGCCGTACGCGCTTGATCGGTTCTGGAGTCTGCTAGCCTACCACAGTCGCGATTGCCCACCACACCGCCCCGAGACGAAGTCCAAGCATCCTCGTCAGTTCTAGGTTACGACTAGGTTACGAAGCACCGCCCAAACAAGTTTTCTTTCCAGAAAGGCAAGTTAACTGAAACGTACAATGAACTAGCACCAACGTTGCAAATTTGACACCGCGAGGTCGTAAACAGCATAATTTAACATCTCCGAGAAAACCGGATCTTCCAAACCGCCCAGCGCGCAACACCTCTCGAAATTAGAAACGAAACGAGAATCGGTCTTGGTGAGTTAGCAGGGCCAAGTCATGAATTAGTAATAACATCGCAGTCACACGGGGGCCTTCCGATCCCGATTGCCTATTTGCGCAAGCTTCGAGAGGGCGCCAAACGGAATCGAAGAATCCGAATGCGTTGGAAATTGCCGTTTGAGGTCGGGGGAATCAAGTGAACATTCATGTTTGGCGGGAGCCGAGAAGCGAAGTGAGTGCCGGAGCACTTTTTAGCACTTACGTCAGAAAGCACCACCTCCTGGCCAACATCTGAttagaaaaaataagaaaggcagGTTGGGGGCCGCGAACTAAAGTTTCTAAAATGGCAGTTTCAGGCGCGAGGATCGTAAGCTGCACCACGGCACACGTGTTACACCATAAATCTTGTCAGCATTTCAACCTTTTGATTATAATGACCCTCCACTAGAAGCTTTGGTCAGTAAACACGGCCAAGAGATTGCGAACCATCAGTTCTTGCCAGTGGAGCCGCTAAGCAAGACTAACGTTGCGGCGCCATGGCAAtgtcggatctcagaggccataataGAGTCAGGACATGGTGTTTTCGAGTACACGTCAGGTGGCAGGCCATCCTGGACCACTTCTTTCTAGAAAAGGCTCGTAAACCCAAATGTGCAGGTGGTTGGGTTAGGTCTCCTTCTTATTTTTATGGCTGCTATTCTCGCATATCTCGTGTGTTATTGGGGGGTTCACGTTAACTGAAACGTGAAAATAACTACTGGATACATTGGGGATTGGAGAGCGCCTGGTCGCATTCCGCATAATTTAACACTTGTGGCAAAGCGAGTCCTTCCAAACGCCAAGTGCAATCAAAATTTTcagaagatgaagcgccaatagagACACCACACCAATGAAGAAGCAACAATGACTGCACAAGGCGCGTCCTGTCCTGTCTCTGTGTTGCTTCATCTTTcgaaagctatgaaccaactggcccaacaacGTGTTCTACAGCAATGCTAAGTGCTACATCCTTGGAAATTAGAAACGAGACAGGAATCGGCTTCCGTGCGTCAACAGAGGTGAATTATAAAATAATGCTGCAATGCGCCTTATGGAGACAAATACCCACACTGGTGCTGGGGCGCTCGGACTGCGGTCGCGTGAAGATGAAAAGTAAAAAGCGCGTTCGGAGCGCCGGAATTTTATATTTATTCGCTTGCAACTTGTGTAATATCTGCCCGAATCTTGGCTAATCCCAATGAATGGGTATGTGCAAAGAcgaaggtcatcatcatcatcagcagcagtgtcgTCTTGTTGTGTGCTTCGATGTTTGCTTCTCCCCATTACAATGGCGCCTCCTATGACGAATTAGCCTGCCTTAAGGGGTTCCAGTCTTGTACCCGTCGTCGTGGTGCTTCGGCTTGCTGTGTACCTTATGCGAAGGAACGCCGTACACGCTTCATTGGTTCTGGAGTCCGCCACCCTACCACCGTCGCGACTACGCACCACACCGGCGCGAGACGAAGTCCAACCGTCCTGGTCGGTTCTAGGTTACTACTGCACAGTCGATCCCTTTCTAGGCACCGCCAAGCTGACACAACTGCTCCAGGTTATGACTGTCCCCTTCACATGCGTGAGCGGTTGCGCCGTACTTCGACCTCACATTCAGACTGAGCTTCGGCCGCAGTGTCTTGGACGCCTACTGCCTTTGAACGCCCTCCCAGCTTCCTTGGCGAGGATAACCTCCGAGGCCTTACTTCGGCCTCCAAGGTGCCAATTAAGGGATGCTGTCCTCGTTTCCTTCGTCTTAGAACCAGCTACCATTACTACCAAAATGACCGCGTTCTCCATTTACACCGGCTCTGATTCCTCTGGCAGCTGTATCGGTAGCCTCGTGAAGATGAGACTCTGCCACTCACAGCAGTCGGCTGTCTTGGAAATACCTGCGTTTCGTGCCTTTCAAGACGAGGCCATCCTTCCGATGCGTGATTCAACGCCTTTGGTGATCGTCATTCTTGACCATACCATAAAAGATAACTTGTTGCAGCAAAACGAATTTGCTTTGTGGTAAAGGCATGGCAGAACTACGAGGACGTCAAACAGCGGATCTGGTACGACTGCATCGACTGCAGCTGATCGCTACTTTCGGCTGGCTTCCTTATGCCAGCTGGTGGCAAATCCGACTAACGCAATTCTGCGCACGGCACTCCTGAAAAATACAACTTCTATGCTACGGCAAGTTTGCCCTGCAGCCCTCCAAAACAAAGCTTAGAGTCAATGATAATACCTGGCCGGAGTGCAGAAGCAAAACCAGCTCCCGAAAAATTATTGCAAGTTGCGCCAGATGGCAGCACATTCACTTAAAATTCTGCCAAAAAATAAAGCCAAGTTGACTTAAACTAGACACATAATGTAACACTATCAGGCGCCTTCTCGTAAACTGCATAATTGCACAACTTGGACAAAAAGAAACAGGCCAGCATGTCAACCATTTCAACCTGATAACGCAGTATTGGAAGCTTTTGCGAGCAAACTAGTACAAGCGTTCGATCACTTCTTACGAGAGGTGCTGGAGAGCGAAATCAACGTCTTGGTGGCGTGGCAATATCAGATGACGCAGGGTATTACAGcgccaacacatttttttttttttagttcaagtCAGACAAAACTGAAGCAGCTTTTATCGTTGAGATAGCCACAAGATATTTATCTCGGGCTAAGCCACGAATTCACCCCCAGATTACGCAGGAACCAAAAACAGACAATTAGACGAGGAGATTAGCTAAATGGAATTGAGAGCAGCTCTACAAAAGCTTAACACTACCTTCACGCCGAGGCTGGACGGAATAACAAACAAGACTATTCGAAATCTCGATGATGCCTCTCTAGAACAACTGACCAACTATCTCGAGGATAAccacgttccccccccccccctacaacgTTGGGCTTCCAGAGAAATTTGTCTACACAGGATGCagtgctccaacttaagcatcaaattAAAGATAACACATGTCGGAACACCAAGGTTATCGTAGGACTGGACctaaaaaaagcttttgacagttACCCACGAAACAATACTAAACAGAATAAATGAGCTAGGCCTAGGCCAGCGAGTATGCAGTTATTTACCGGACTTTTTTACTAACACAAAGGCACACATTAAGATAGGGGACCTTACTCCGAGGAACTACAGAGCGGAAGCGCAGGTTCGCGCCAAATTTCAGTAATATCACCGATGCTGTTTAACCTGGCTCTTATCGGATTACCAAAAAAGCTACAGGAAATCGATGGCCTCAATCATACCATCTATGCTGACAATATTACCCTCTGGGTGAGCGATGGCAACGATGGACAGGTTGAAACTTATTACAACGTGCAATAGAAGCAGTTGAACAATACCTAGCAGGAACCGGATTGGCGTGTTCGgcagagaaatctgagcttctcATTTATGTACCGTCGCGACCTGGCCGAAAATCACGCAACTACCAGGAACGAAAGAATCCACAAATTCACCTAACTACGGCACATGGTGCGCCGATACCCAAGGTTGACAAGATCAGAGTATTCGGCCTCATCATTGAAAGTAACGGCTACTATGGAGAGACCATACGCAATTTAGACAATATAACATCTCAAATAATGCGACTACGTGAACgaatagccaacaaacatagtggaatgaaagaaggcaatctgCTTAGACTAGTCTAAGCGTTCGTAGTCAGCAGAATAGTATAGGTGGCATCGTACCTACGATGATATTGCTCAGAAAAATACAAGTTAGACTGCTTAACcagaaaaatctacaagcaagCGATCGGACTCTCCATCACCACCAGCAAAGGTATAGTACTGCAGATATacgaatagaatttattgataggaaagacagagaggtcgacctgagctagtgcgctctagtctacTGCAGATAGGTCTCCACAATACACTGGATGAGCTAATcgaggcacaacgaatagcacAATACGAATGCCTGTCCAAAACTATAACAGGTAGGCAAATATTGGGTCGCCTAGGTATAAGGTATCATGCCcaacatggcgtcaaagtagatatGCCCAGACACATCAGGGACATGATAACCATCCCTCCAACACCCAAAAATATGCACCCTACCCACCATTAGGGTAGACGGGAAAGCAGAGCACGCAATATATACAAAAGAAATTCGGTAACACCAAGGA contains:
- the LOC142560447 gene encoding E3 ubiquitin-protein ligase Siah1-like — encoded protein: MAAQDGTTFTADSVDSLFECPVCSDTVLPPILQCRNGHLLCSNCRKNVTSCPVCRSALGDIRNLILEKLSEKARFPCKFKVMGCPSRLSAADKLRHQENCDFRPFRCPYPSRQCEWHGWPHEVRTHLVSSHQHVSTFQGEEMMLRVNANGADAIAYWVRLQLCFDREFMVVLRRTSIGEELWQFCAVMQTLGPGEASGRFAYHMDYNGLDGGRAHEGMPLAIEDSVEVAMDNGDCLHFEISNDQMQVCDGILRIKSTVRDLL